CATTGTCATGAGATAGTCATGAATACTAATCATTCCAGTTCCATGTCTCTAGTTTTTAGGGAGTTTTAATGAAGATAAGAGTTCTATTGTTAAAAAATTTTGAATAGTATCctaaagctacagtcaccaaactttctcacatGACAAATTATCACCTATTTTTACTAACTGATAGGCTCACGTGTTCATCGTTTTCCCACTGACAAGCGCTCTACCAGTATTTGCTTCTGACAGAACGCAGAAGGAGCAGCGCCGGTCTTGGAAGAGTTGttcaaaagagacaaaaaagatgaagattTCAATGGATTCAGTGATTTGATAGACTAGACACTTAATTCCTCTAGGATTTCATGAAGTTAAAAATGGTTATGGAGGTGAAATGTGCATATattcagttgttgttgttgttatctATTCCATTATCTGGTCCAATATgttgttaaataattttttcccaaaagtgcgacttatactccagtgcgacatgtatatgattttttttgcctttattaCGCAGTTTTTGGCATCTGCGACTTATATTCtagagcgacttatagtccagaaacTGCGTTAACTGTTTTTCCCAGTTAATAGTTGCACTATTTTAGCTTGACTGTTGAAGCTACTTCAGAGTTAAATGACAAAAGaaggttaataaaataaaaatagggatCAAACTGGACCTCTATatctggctttaaaaaaaaaaaaaagttttattaaagTATCCGATTGGGACTATCAGCAATGTATTAACAGACCGTAATCAGATGggggaccaaaaaaaaacctgaaagggACCATCCCTAAATTTCATCATCCAACACCCCAATGGACAGAATAGTTTGCTTATAACAAAATAATTCGTCATAGcgtcttattttgaaggacacTGAGACACACAGGAAGAGATATAAGCATACATAAATATAACATTGCTAAAATGTTAACTGCCCTTTAGTATAGACCTTGATCTGGGCTGTACTTACATTTGCGCCATAACAGCAGTCAAAGAATGCGTCAAAGAATACAAAAAGGTTTTAGACAATTCTACCAAAtggtgacacacacacacacacaaacacacacacaaaaaaaaggttctttcattttcaaattaaaaattgtGCTGGCTCAATGATGAATTCAGCGACCGGCGTCTTGCTTGGCCCATAACTCCACAGGAGTCGGGCTCTGAATGCGATAATTACGAAGGAAACCGCCCGGATAATAGTCTCACTTTTTACACATATTGAACACTCGCCGCGTAAATTAAAAGGTCAAATTTgaatttctgcaaagcagcaaacATCGTTTCTGCTCCGGCAGACTGAAGACCACAACTCagtcccccacccccaccccagagAATTTTGCCTGACCGCCTCATTTTCCTGCTCACAGCCAGACCCATCAATTACAGTCGGCTCTGGAGGGGTTTGAGGGGAATATGTGGAGCAGTGGTACCTCATGGTGGTGTGCTGGTTTGGGGGCAGCAGGCTGTAGCAGGGCTGCATGCCGGCGACCGGGGTGGGCTGGCAGGACACGAAGATGGGCTGCTGGTACGACTGCTGAGGAACAGAAGCAAAGCGGCTGGTTTCAATAAAGCATCTAACATTTTGAATCCACGTTTGTTTGGTTTCGAGCTCTTAAtttgaacatttgttttctgaatGAAAAGAATGCTGTAAAACACCTGATAGGACTGCATTGGGGGGTACGGGACCATCATGCCTTGCACCTGGTTGGCCATATTGCTTTGCTGGTTGCCGGTGAGAGCGAGGCCGGGCGCCGCCTGCATGCCCAGTACGGTCTGGTAGCTGGAGGCGGGGTTTGGCATCAGGGCTTGTTGTGCTGAGGAGAGACGAGAGGAAAGGCCTGACATGAAGCGGGATGATGGCAGAACCGGGACGACAAATCAAGACTCTGCAGCCGATTGGGTTCGCGAGAAACCAGAAAGTCAATACATTTGATTTAGCTGGCAGCCGCTTCAACCTGCGGCGCGAGCAGCAATCCAcggggaacaaaaaaaaaaaaactcttcaatGAGACATCTCATTCCAACAGTACTTATTAAAAACCCATTTAGAGAGGGCCGAGACAATTATACTAAAGACGAAGGAAAGACGCGCTCCAAATGGCGGCGCCGGCTCCCGACCGCAGGCGAGAGGCAAATCAGACACTTAAATGTCAAGGTGACAAAAAGAGACATTTGGAAATACTTTCCCtggtgacacacacacacacacacacacacacacacacacagacacacaaagctaGCAGCTGACAAAAGGAGAGGACGTCCTTTTGTGAAGGTGTCTTTACAGGCGGCTGCTCTGGGAGACAAAAGTACAAGGAGACAATGAAAGAGAGGAACCAGCAGGCTGCGCTATTTTTACCCTCCTTCAGCCAGCGTGTAACGATATCACACGCCATTCCACTCCGGCGGGCTGCGGGCGCGGACGCCCGTAAGGTGATGGAAGTGAGGGGCGGGAAAAGAGACCGGTTCACTGTGAGATTCGTAGCGGCCTCTCAGACAGCGTCCCGGCCCCGCGTCCCGCCCCTTGGACACTTTTTCGCATCAAAGCGTGAACCGATTCTTCCACTGGCGGGCTGGCTTTACCCACAGAGCCTCGGCGCCTTCTGGAGTTAGCACAAAGTCGCACTTTTTCCTCGCCGCTTCCTTCAGAAATAATGGCCGTTCTTCGCCTTTGTGGGTCAGCTTCATTTGTCCGCGTCAGATTCCCGGTCTCCCAGCGGGGGACGCCACATTTGCGGCTTCCAGATGACAGAACTGTGCCGCAGCCATTTCCAGAGACATATGGGCGGCGCCGTGAGCTCGGGCCACAACTGGAAGAAGCTCCGTGCAGTTAAGGAGcggcgtgcgtgtgtgtgtaacaGCTAACAACCTCAGGTCGTGTCGTGGGAGAGGAAGAAAGGAAAGGGAAACTCAATAAACTGGTGGATGACTCCCAGGGAGACGTCTGAACCGGCACGAGAAACAAAAACACGGTGGAAAAAGAGGAACGTTTGTCCTCGAGTTGAGCCGCGGCGGCCGGCGCCCTTTTGTGAGAAACCAAAGGGAGTCGTCCGAGAGCTCAAAGAGGAAACGTTTTTCCAAATATGAACCATGACAAGACGGCGAGGCCGAGCGTTCCCCCCCGAACAACACGAAGCGGCGGAGACTCTGACTCATTAAAAGCCGCTTTGATTCGTCTGCGGCTGGTTCAAAGCTCCCTCAGATCGTTTGTAGTTTCCGTTCGGAGCGGAACGCGGcgggaggaaggagaggaaccCGCTGCCGTTTGCTCTCCAAGCGTGCGACTTTGAACTGGATTTAGACCAATCAAAGGAGCCATTAGGAAGCCGGCGTCTGTGTGGCGCGTGTGGGCTGCTGCCCCTCCGTCCTGACACAAATCGACCGTACCTTGTTGCTGGGGCAGGTTCTGGCTCTGCGGGCAGTTGTAGGGCGGGGGGTTGGTGGGGGGCCGGTAGTGCTGCTGCTGATGGGAGCAGTGTGGATGGTGGCCCGAGGCGCAGTAACACGAGGAAATCTGCTGGAGAAAGCAAAGATTTGTGAAGGGGAAccatcaggaaaacaaaaatcggGACGCCATGTCCCAGCACGAGTGTGGGAGGGGTGGGTCACCTGCTGCACCGGCTGCTGGATGTAGGTGTGCTGTTGGAGCAGCGGCTGGTTGAGCGGCGCTGCGGAGAACACCGCCGAGTTGGAGCTGGGGTAGGCGTGGTTGGGGGCTTGCCCCGGGAGTTGGACGGGCACGCCCCCTGATGGGCCCGCCACCATGTAGCCGGTCATCTGCTGCGGCGCGGCCCCCTGCAGGACCATGGGCGACGGGTGGGAGCCGTACATGGGGGGATAGTGCCGGCCTTCTGGGGTAGAGGCGGCGCCGTCCCCGGGCGGCTGCTGCGCCAGAGTCATGTGACTGAACTGGGCACTGAGGACTTCAGGCTGAAGGAAAGACACGTGTGTGGCGTGAAACACGACAAACCTCAACAGCTGGAGCTTTCACTGGATGAAAACTATAACTTTAAAGGTTTGATATTAAGGTGTGGTAAGACAAACGCCATATAAACGCCTCCATTTGACCCCCCACAGAGAACCGCAATGATTTATCAATGACCTCAGCTTAaaattttttgctgccattctAATGTTTTAACATGGAAACTACCGTTATTTTTAACTCCtattcaacaaaaaaatcatgctaAATCCTAATTATTTTCCTTCTCTGAGGCTAAAGGCCAATTTGGTCCAAACACAACAAGGTTTAAACAAACTGCGTCCGATCTGTGTCCACTCTCGAGTGAATTATTCATCCGTGTCAGCGGCGAACGCTGGTCCGGGGGTCGTCTCTGACACGTTGTTGGAAAACTTGTGCTTTCAGTCATGGATTATGCAGCGCTAACATCTGGTGATGAATTAAATATTAATGGAACTTTCCAGAAGCATAATTAGCCGCAGAGGCATGTCTTTCGCTCAAACCAGGTCAGAAATGAGGTTAAGCGGATGCGTGATCTACATATGAGCGCAGAGCCTCCTGCTGAACCTTTTGCTGCAGAAAACCGCCCGGTGATGGGGGCAAAGTGCCTAAAAAGGGTTCAAAGTAGCAGTTCATGACTTTACTGTGCCCAGTTTTCCTTCTTTTGGAGtttaattcattcataaatCCAGTTTTAACAGGGTAAATGCTAAAACACATCTATCAAAGTGGAGCTCAGACTGCGGAGGTTTTGGATAATTCAAACAAAAGTGATGGAAAATCCTTCAACTACATGATTTAGGTGGAAAGGAAAAACGGAGGAAAGGGGTTCTGTACCACTGTGTATTGTTGGGTAGAACAGACGGGCAGGAACTGAGAAgagtgaagaggaggaggaggaggaagaggatagGAAATCGTTGGGTGGAAGGTCTCCGAGGACGGCTGGAGAGCAGCGCCGATCGGCTGAGGAGTCAGGAAGATGTAGAAAAGGACAGCAGATGACAAACGGGAAAACGCCGGGAGCTCCGATTGTGAGCTGACGTGGATCGCCCTGAATTCaaccacttcactttttaactCTTAAATTGGTCAAATTGTGGGGGGAGGGGCTTGGCGTCAGCAGCCAATCGTGGCAGCTCCAGTCTCAGAGGGTTAGGAAACACTAGCAGATGAATTGAGTCTCCATGACTTAGAGGTTAGTAGTGTGGAGTCTTGAGGTGTTGAGACACTCACCTGGGGGTAAAAGTGTTGCTGGGGCGCAGCAGGGAGTGGCTGCGGTGGGCTTTTCCCTTGCTGCTGGAGCCGGCCGGCGGCCGGGGCAACGCCGGCCGGGTTATAAACCACGGCGCTGCCGTCGGGGTGGACGAAGGGCTTGCctgagaaaatgaaaatcatAAATTCAAATGTCCGGTCCTGAAGGCGGAGGACACTCTGCTCTGAGGAGAGCTTCCACCCCAAAAGGAACAACCCTGGACCCTCTGCACGACGGCGTGCTGCGCTCACGATACAACATTTACAGATCCGGCCCATCTGCTGGCTGCATCTCGATCTGTTCGCTTCAGTCTGACGACTCATTTGATAGACAGACAGAGCGAAACCTCGCGCCAAAATGCAGCTCTGCCTCAAACGCATGAATATTCAtggaaaccacaaataaagACTTTTCGCTGCATTTTCGTGTCTTAAAACCTAAAGCTGCCTCACGCACCTGTGTGTGGATTGAGCAGAACGCTGCCAGGAGGAATCCCTGAGGCTTCGAGCGGGAACACGTAGTAGTTGGTTGTGTCGGCGGCTGTTGGGTGAGGCGGGAGGCTTTTGGTGGCGTCCAAATGTGCGGCGCCTCTGCTGTCAGCGGCGGGGTGGATCAAGGGAGTGCTGTGGACACCGGGCCTGGACGAGGCCGGCGCCGGGAGAGGCAGCTGGGGGCGGGACAGCGAGCTGGAAGAGGAGCCGACGCTGCTGCAGGACTCGGAACCTGAAGGAAAGGGCAGGAGGCCGAGCGTCAGCTGCAGCCTGACCTTCACAGGAGAACCTCTAGGAGTCTGACAGCAGCATCCTCGGGGTTACTAGGGCTCTTTCCACCCAGTTACATGTCTAAGTGGTCTTCTGTTCTGGCTTCTAGTGGTTTTATTAAACTCAGAACATGGAAAGAGCTAAAACATGATTTTGTCTGAATCCTCGAACCTCACATTAGTTTccgaagaaaattaaaaagaaatttccaGACTATTAAGGGGTCACCGCCCTgaaatctttgtaaaaaaacaaaaaaaaacatattttatccCTTAAAGACAGacaaatccctttttttcttttttacatttctgatgatgacattttaaggaaaactaaatatttatttattcaagtcatgaatcaagagcagacaaaaacaaaaagttgttcaaaaaagatcgtatttatGATGTTGAGGCTACAATGGGCGGGCTCCAAACtacctgctccgctccattctgacggATCCATTTGTggagtctttgtttttctcgtcggCGCTTAATTCTGGCtaaaactggacggctggatagctccgatttggctcgccatttttgtcgcacctctaatgttaggttgggattgtgaggggctgtaagctagcggtagaGCGTGTAAATGATCTAAATTCCTTCCCTACGCCTACATTTAACCGTCCAAACGGAGAGAGATGGAAAAATTGTGTCTTTGAATTCGGACGGCACCACCCCTtgatgaaatcatcaatattTGCCGGTCATCTACGTTCATAGCATCGGCTTTAAACCTTTGTAAAGTTCTAAAGTACATGTAgccttctgtgcttcagagcacagcCACATGAGCGGTACCGCACTTACACcttaagaaaaaaacgtttttggacAGCACTGCCCCTTTGAATGCTCTTTCAAATGGAGGAGTAGGGATCAGATTTGACCAAAGACTTCACAGCAATGGGAAGAGGGGGCTGGGTCTCTCCGCGCCACAATTCAAGGGTTTTAACgaactacagccgctctgcaggaactatgccCTAGTaaacaacagctgttttttgtttattttgactaaaaacggcataaatcATAGTTAAAGACTTAAAGACTTAACGACTGCGGCTTtgacagaagcagcagaaagaaagaaagaaagcagagcAGGTCAGAGCTCAGCTCTGCCGCAGCCTGCAGAATTTGGGATGTCAGCCACTCGGGTTGCAAATGTTTCATAGTGTGGAGTAAGCAGTTGAGCTAACTTCATCTCAGCTGCACTTTGCTGCACTTACACTTCTACATTATGCAGCAGTGCCTCACTGCTGGCTGTCATTGTTCTGCAGCTGGCAGCGTTCTGTTTATTTGCTCTGCTCTGTTACTTAGTGTTGACAGCAGACCTGCTGCAGGACAGTAAACGTGGTCTGAGAGCCTGTGATAATGGAGGTGCAGGAGGGGACGCTCTTCTTCTCCTTGCCTGTTTTGGATAGCCTCCCGGTGCTCTTGCTGCTGGCCGTGCTGTCCCCTCGGATCAGGCCGGGCGAGATGCCGCTGAAGCTGCTGGCTTTGGTGATGGCGGGCCGCGGGGCGAGCCGGTTGGAGCTGTCAGAGCTGTCGGTGCTACTCCACGGCCGCGGCTCGCCGGGGCGTGGCAGTGTGTCTGTCTCGGAGCTGCTCTGCCTGCTGGCACCGGACTGACCGGCGCGTAACCTGGTGACCAAAGAATTCCCACTGGTCATCTATGATGCAGAATGACCATTTGTATTCGTTTCCTTCAGTGATTTGCATCTCAGCTTTAACCCTTAAGCTCTCTACACTCCAGGCATGTGATGCAGATTTAAGAACACGCTAAGCGcatgtttagcccatggtgctAGCTTCAACTTTCAACGAGAGTTCAACGTCTGTGCGTATTtttacgtagagcccaaaaaaggTCCTAAAAATTCGACTAGCTATACGTGAACATGAGTCGGAAATGCACGCTTACgtaaacttttcattgaaagtagcAGCTTAAGCGCGTGTTGCCGACGGCACCTAAATCGGAGACCCGTCTACGCAAGTCTACGTAATCGCGCGTAAATGATTCTGAGGTCAAAGCTCTCGCATTCGCGCGTCGCTAAGCAACTTTTCAAGTCCCTCTTCGGGctccatgtaaaaaaacacGCAGCCACTGAACGCGTGTCagaagttaaaccagttgaacttagATCAAGCTCCGTACACTCCATGGGTAGCATCTTTTTTCAGACTCGGAAGTGCCAGCTTTTTGGAATCTCATCATGGAGGACGAATTAGTAATTGTGGTTTGGATCAAGATTTTGATGCCGCTTTGACGTTTTGCACCAAGCCACCTCCAGTCCAATCTGAACAGCGTATGCCAAAACCCTGTTCAAGAAATCCCGTTCAGCGCGTTCTTGAAGGCCGTTcgcatgcctggtgtgaaccaACATGAGGGTTAACTGGCTCTGAAACGTCATGTCTCTTTCTCAGACGGCAGAAATTTGTCCTCAGATCAGCATAGCTGCTCGAGAGCGATTGAGAAGGGATTCCGATTGGAGCGTTTTTACTACTGAAGCGACGGGGGCGGACCCACCTGAACATTTGGCGCCTCTGCTGGGAACTCAGGCAGGAGTTTTCATCCAGAGCGCTGAAGGGAGGATGGAGACGTTAAAAACTCCAGACTCATTTTTCCTTATTTGCAgaggaaattgaaaaaaacaacaaaaggttgCACTCACCCTCTGTCGATTATGAAGTGGTCTCCCTGTGGGTGAAAGGAGAAACGACGTCAActttcaaacaaaaacccacatcTTGACTTTAAAGTCGCGTCAGATTTTTTGGAAACCGGCATCAGCGGCTCGTAGCAGGAAATCAACTGAATTTGCACATGAATAGACGTGACACAAAGATTTGtgaaacgcccccccccccccccccctcccccgccgCCCACACAAACAGCTCTCACATCATGTGCGAAAATCCTTTCTCGGGCTCTCTGGTActcctcctccctctcctcCATCGATTTGCTCCTCTTGTCAGCTTTCAAGCGCATTCGAATCTGGCAAGGACACACGCAGACAGACAGGCTCGTCTTTAGCAGCTATGTCAGGGACGCCAGATTGTCCCACGCTCACAAACATGTCATAAATGAAAGAGACAGCTTGGTGAAGGGTGGGGTGGGTGGgtttaactaaaagaaaaaaaaagaaaaaaagacaaataaaaaaaacccaccatgCTGTCGTCCCGATCAAAGCTGGAGTTGTCTCGTTTGAGAATGTAACGTTTCTGAAAATCGTCCACCCTGTCATCGCTGATGTGCTCGGAGAATTTCTGATCAGgtctgtggaggaggaggaggaggagatgggGGGGGAAATCACAAAAGCTTCATTTACTGCAGAAGCTGACAGCAGCATATGTTAACCAGCCTCCTCATGGACGGATGGCAGCGCAGCATCCTCCTCCGCCGATGGGATGCCGGCCGACTCACATTCGAGTGTTGGTGGTTTTGTTGATCACCACCGATTTCCCGCTCGGGTCCACCTTGTGGTCCATGCCGAAGTACGCCGCCACGCGGTGCAGCAGCATTCTGTGGTAGGACGTCATGGGGGGGAACTTCCTCTTTTGGCTCCTGCAGAGACAACACCGTTTCTCCTTTTAGGCCAAACCTTTTCATtcggtaaatgttttttaagcatCCAATGAAAGGCGTCCGACTTCAAACGACCCGCTTCAGTGTTTGTTGAGCGGAGGCTGAACGTCTTACTCGTTATTGCTGATGAAATCCAGGATGTCCTGTTCCAGCTTCAGTAGCATGATTCGATCcctgaggagagaaaaaaaagacaaatctgagATCCGGGATTAGCAGAAGATCACGTTTGTTATTGGAACCGTCAAAATGAGCCGATCCAGATAATCTCAGAGCAAATGAATcccaaaaactttaaaggagACAAGCGTCAActcttttctttcaaataaatTTTAATGGGGTGTTCCTGTCCTCAAACTGATTTAAACAGAAGTTAAATATGAAAGTTCTAAGAACCTTTTTACTTGTGTTTCACTTTTACCCAATGGCTGTAGAACATAGACAAAACTTGTGGTCgcagatgttttttatttagttctGATGCAAAAAGGCACAGACAgtttgaacaacaaaaaaaaaaaactgatctgCACCTGTTTTGATGATCGTATGGAGGCGTGGCTTCTCTTCCACGGCTACACGGAGGAGTGACTTTAGCACATTGTAGCTAACATGTTAAGTCATGAAGTCCCATGACGTTCATTGGTTCAGGACATCACTGTACATGAGAATTGATTCTTAACTGATATAACAAGATAAAGGGAGCAACAGCCTGATTGATGCACCTTCAAGTTAGTTTTACTGTGAAGAAAGTACTTTTCCTCTATTTGAAAAGGAGCTTTTTAACAAAACgttgttttgatattttctgGCCCAAATCTTGTAAAATTGCAGTTAGGAGACacgacagaaaaacaaatatattaaagAAACAAACCCCAATATGCAGGCACACATACATTGAACCCCTTTTAAAGTTCAaccacataaataaaaacatttaaaaaaaatgtaacttttttaaattttgtgttgcagttttaccctttttatttccttctttcGGTTACAGTATTTTTGGGCCATAAGATCCAGTGGATTTTAGGAGACATTAAGCAAAACACCCATTTACTTCTATttgactacactacccagaatgcctagagACGCCAAGAGTCAGGCAATTGGTCAGAGAGATTGATGGGAAGTTTTGTTGTTCTTCCTATTTAACCTGCAATAATCAGCTTTTGCAAAGAGAAGAAGTTTATTGACAATGACTCAACATAGTTCAGGTGTTAAACAATATTCTCGCTTTTTCAGTTCATTATGTTGAAGCACTGTATGTATCACTCCGCCAGGTagctgactacagtacccatgatgctccaacaatccatcaggGCAGCTTTGTAGTTCATTTAAATCGTACTGAAACATCTGGACAGATTTTGAATTGCTGTGTACCACAGAAAACCAAGTTCCGggttaaaacaaccaaaattcATACATAAAGTATATCCTCGATTTTTCAGAAAACCTTAGaattttaagtgtgccttatagtccaaaaaataCGTCAAATAAACAGTCTAAAACTGGTTTTCAGGATGGTTTTAATGGAGCAGA
The sequence above is drawn from the Oryzias latipes chromosome 2, ASM223467v1 genome and encodes:
- the LOC101156720 gene encoding R3H domain-containing protein 1 isoform X1, producing MRMSDIANTETMKVSEAAERLTSAKDNASNSEASEPSQSCRDEHDGSSNKQPVKHSKSSTRLKLVRSLAVCEESLPCPIPEPPAAPQKTFENEERGAKDQAEEESSCDKVHKPEKAPRKMLSRDSSQDYTDSTGIDLHEFLVNTLKSNPRDRIMLLKLEQDILDFISNNESQKRKFPPMTSYHRMLLHRVAAYFGMDHKVDPSGKSVVINKTTNTRIPDQKFSEHISDDRVDDFQKRYILKRDNSSFDRDDSMIRMRLKADKRSKSMEEREEEYQRARERIFAHDGDHFIIDRGALDENSCLSSQQRRQMFRLRAGQSGASRQSSSETDTLPRPGEPRPWSSTDSSDSSNRLAPRPAITKASSFSGISPGLIRGDSTASSKSTGRLSKTGSESCSSVGSSSSSLSRPQLPLPAPASSRPGVHSTPLIHPAADSRGAAHLDATKSLPPHPTAADTTNYYVFPLEASGIPPGSVLLNPHTGKPFVHPDGSAVVYNPAGVAPAAGRLQQQGKSPPQPLPAAPQQHFYPQPIGAALQPSSETFHPTISYPLPPPPPLHSSQFLPVCSTQQYTVPEVLSAQFSHMTLAQQPPGDGAASTPEGRHYPPMYGSHPSPMVLQGAAPQQMTGYMVAGPSGGVPVQLPGQAPNHAYPSSNSAVFSAAPLNQPLLQQHTYIQQPVQQQISSCYCASGHHPHCSHQQQHYRPPTNPPPYNCPQSQNLPQQQAQQALMPNPASSYQTVLGMQAAPGLALTGNQQSNMANQVQGMMVPYPPMQSYQQSYQQPIFVSCQPTPVAGMQPCYSLLPPNQHTTMSSTVSFLPGPVMEQLQFSQTSSPCISQQHPGQQYAGLLPPAPGGMVMLQMTGPPYQQHRAPSPCQRKPAGHKQPGPEQPRGRRPAEMPPPADGNAQSSLPSSPALTPSPCPPLSIKGFPVVSHQLPPTFCHTGQGEAHYSLLGQPVQYKPSIRGPLIHATHMVTKHQGPLGVWRSSQGRKASRKPLSSDLSVSGAGNGKAGGRLELS
- the LOC101156720 gene encoding R3H domain-containing protein 1 isoform X7 produces the protein MRMSDIANTETMKVSEAAERLTSAKDNASNSEASEPSQSCRDEHDGSSNKQKTFENEERGAKDQAEEESSCDKVHKPEKAPRKMLSRDSSQDYTDSTGIDLHEFLVNTLKSNPRDRIMLLKLEQDILDFISNNESQKRKFPPMTSYHRMLLHRVAAYFGMDHKVDPSGKSVVINKTTNTRIPDQKFSEHISDDRVDDFQKRYILKRDNSSFDRDDSMIRMRLKADKRSKSMEEREEEYQRARERIFAHDGDHFIIDRGALDENSCLSSQQRRQMFRLRAGQSGASRQSSSETDTLPRPGEPRPWSSTDSSDSSNRLAPRPAITKASSFSGISPGLIRGDSTASSKSTGRLSKTGSESCSSVGSSSSSLSRPQLPLPAPASSRPGVHSTPLIHPAADSRGAAHLDATKSLPPHPTAADTTNYYVFPLEASGIPPGSVLLNPHTGKPFVHPDGSAVVYNPAGVAPAAGRLQQQGKSPPQPLPAAPQQHFYPQPIGAALQPSSETFHPTISYPLPPPPPLHSSQFLPVCSTQQYTVPEVLSAQFSHMTLAQQPPGDGAASTPEGRHYPPMYGSHPSPMVLQGAAPQQMTGYMVAGPSGGVPVQLPGQAPNHAYPSSNSAVFSAAPLNQPLLQQHTYIQQPVQQQISSCYCASGHHPHCSHQQQHYRPPTNPPPYNCPQSQNLPQQQAQQALMPNPASSYQTVLGMQAAPGLALTGNQQSNMANQVQGMMVPYPPMQSYQQSYQQPIFVSCQPTPVAGMQPCYSLLPPNQHTTMSSTVSFLPGPVMEQLQFSQTSSPCISQQHPGQQYAGLLPPAPGGMVMLQMTGPPYQQHRAPSPCQRKPAGHKQPGPEQPRGRRPAEMPPPADGNAQSSLPSSPALTPSPCPPLSIKGFPVVSHQLPPTFCHTGQGEAHYSLLGQPVQYKPSIRGPLIHATHMVTKHQGPLGVWRSSQGRKASRKPLSSDLSVSGAGNGKAGGRLELS
- the LOC101156720 gene encoding R3H domain-containing protein 1 isoform X6, with the translated sequence MRMSDIANTETMKVSEAAERLTSAKDNASNSEASEPSQSCRDEHDGSSNKQPVKHSKKTFENEERGAKDQAEEESSCDKVHKPEKAPRKMLSRDSSQDYTDSTGIDLHEFLVNTLKSNPRDRIMLLKLEQDILDFISNNESQKRKFPPMTSYHRMLLHRVAAYFGMDHKVDPSGKSVVINKTTNTRIPDQKFSEHISDDRVDDFQKRYILKRDNSSFDRDDSMIRMRLKADKRSKSMEEREEEYQRARERIFAHDGDHFIIDRGALDENSCLSSQQRRQMFRLRAGQSGASRQSSSETDTLPRPGEPRPWSSTDSSDSSNRLAPRPAITKASSFSGISPGLIRGDSTASSKSTGRLSKTGSESCSSVGSSSSSLSRPQLPLPAPASSRPGVHSTPLIHPAADSRGAAHLDATKSLPPHPTAADTTNYYVFPLEASGIPPGSVLLNPHTGKPFVHPDGSAVVYNPAGVAPAAGRLQQQGKSPPQPLPAAPQQHFYPQPIGAALQPSSETFHPTISYPLPPPPPLHSSQFLPVCSTQQYTVPEVLSAQFSHMTLAQQPPGDGAASTPEGRHYPPMYGSHPSPMVLQGAAPQQMTGYMVAGPSGGVPVQLPGQAPNHAYPSSNSAVFSAAPLNQPLLQQHTYIQQPVQQQISSCYCASGHHPHCSHQQQHYRPPTNPPPYNCPQSQNLPQQQAQQALMPNPASSYQTVLGMQAAPGLALTGNQQSNMANQVQGMMVPYPPMQSYQQSYQQPIFVSCQPTPVAGMQPCYSLLPPNQHTTMSSTVSFLPGPVMEQLQFSQTSSPCISQQHPGQQYAGLLPPAPGGMVMLQMTGPPYQQHRAPSPCQRKPAGHKQPGPEQPRGRRPAEMPPPADGNAQSSLPSSPALTPSPCPPLSIKGFPVVSHQLPPTFCHTGQGEAHYSLLGQPVQYKPSIRGPLIHATHMVTKHQGPLGVWRSSQGRKASRKPLSSDLSVSGAGNGKAGGRLELS
- the LOC101156720 gene encoding R3H domain-containing protein 1 isoform X8, whose amino-acid sequence is MRMSDIANTETMKVSEAAERLTSAKDNASNSEASEPSQSCRDEHDGSSNKQPVKHSKSSTRLKLVRSLAVCEESLPCPIPEPPAAPQKTFENEERGAKDQAEEESSCDKVHKPEKAPRKMLSRDSSQDYTDSTGIDLHEFLVNTLKSNPRDRIMLLKLEQDILDFISNNESQKRKFPPMTSYHRMLLHRVAAYFGMDHKVDPSGKSVVINKTTNTRIPDQKFSEHISDDRVDDFQKRYILKRDNSSFDRDDSMIRMRLKADKRSKSMEEREEEYQRARERIFAHDGDHFIIDRGALDENSCLSSQQRRQMFRLRAGQSGASRQSSSETDTLPRPGEPRPWSSTDSSDSSNRLAPRPAITKASSFSGISPGLIRGDSTASSKSTGRLSKTGSESCSSVGSSSSSLSRPQLPLPAPASSRPGVHSTPLIHPAADSRGAAHLDATKSLPPHPTAADTTNYYVFPLEASGIPPGSVLLNPHTGKPFVHPDGSAVVYNPAGVAPAAGRLQQQGKSPPQPLPAAPQQHFYPQPEVLSAQFSHMTLAQQPPGDGAASTPEGRHYPPMYGSHPSPMVLQGAAPQQMTGYMVAGPSGGVPVQLPGQAPNHAYPSSNSAVFSAAPLNQPLLQQHTYIQQPVQQQISSCYCASGHHPHCSHQQQHYRPPTNPPPYNCPQSQNLPQQQAQQALMPNPASSYQTVLGMQAAPGLALTGNQQSNMANQVQGMMVPYPPMQSYQQSYQQPIFVSCQPTPVAGMQPCYSLLPPNQHTTMSSTVSFLPGPVMEQLQFSQTSSPCISQQHPGQQYAGLLPPAPGGMVMLQMTGPPYQQHRAPSPCQRKPAGHKQPGPEQPRGRRPAEMPPPADGNAQSSLPSSPALTPSPCPPLSIKGFPVVSHQLPPTFCHTGQGEAHYSLLGQPVQYKPSIRGPLIHATHMVTKHQGPLGVWRSSQGRKASRKPLSSDLSVSGAGNGKAGGRLELS